From a region of the Deltaproteobacteria bacterium genome:
- a CDS encoding carotenoid 1,2-hydratase encodes MRTREERGGRHALLVACALTLAAVMWPGVAVHGWTPARPGYVWSFPQDHWARDGYKTEWWYFTGHLHTAGEPARRLGYQFTFFRIGVSPDAPPPGSAWAANDIIMGHAALTDLKTGRHRFSELVVRAAPLLGGFGRYPEPRLAWSVGPPGTPDEWQLRWNGSGFDFTMADAGQSFGFSLSTRPLKPLVFQGPGGLSRKGEGATEASHYYSFTRMATTGTVRLDGEEWEVSGTSWMDKEFGSNQLGEDMQGWDWFSLQLDDGREVMLYLLRNRDGGTRYAGATLVDSAGTVRYLDPGEWRLIATEEWTSPKTDAAYPARWKLQIPAAGIGAVITPKLADQENTSALIPNLYYWEGSVRIESAKGKRLGQGYVELTGYGDDSRPPI; translated from the coding sequence CGCTGGCGGCTGTCATGTGGCCCGGTGTCGCGGTACACGGCTGGACCCCGGCCCGACCCGGCTACGTATGGTCGTTCCCGCAAGACCACTGGGCGCGTGACGGCTACAAGACCGAGTGGTGGTACTTCACCGGCCACCTGCACACCGCCGGGGAGCCCGCCCGCCGCCTGGGCTACCAGTTCACGTTCTTCAGGATCGGCGTGTCGCCGGACGCCCCGCCGCCCGGTTCCGCCTGGGCCGCCAACGACATCATCATGGGTCACGCCGCTCTCACCGATCTGAAGACCGGCCGCCACCGCTTCAGCGAGCTGGTGGTGCGGGCCGCCCCGCTCCTGGGCGGCTTCGGCCGGTATCCCGAACCGCGCCTGGCCTGGAGCGTCGGGCCTCCCGGCACGCCCGACGAATGGCAGCTTCGCTGGAACGGCAGCGGCTTTGACTTCACCATGGCCGACGCCGGGCAGTCCTTCGGCTTCAGCCTTTCCACCCGCCCGCTCAAGCCCCTGGTGTTCCAGGGTCCCGGCGGCCTGAGCCGCAAAGGGGAGGGCGCCACCGAGGCCAGCCACTACTACAGCTTCACCCGCATGGCCACCACCGGGACGGTCCGTTTGGACGGAGAGGAGTGGGAGGTCAGCGGCACGAGCTGGATGGACAAGGAGTTCGGCTCCAACCAGCTCGGCGAGGACATGCAGGGGTGGGACTGGTTCAGCCTGCAGCTCGACGACGGCCGCGAGGTCATGCTCTATCTGCTCCGAAACCGCGACGGCGGCACCCGTTATGCCGGCGCCACGCTGGTGGACTCAGCCGGGACCGTTCGCTACCTCGACCCTGGTGAATGGAGGTTGATCGCCACCGAGGAATGGACCAGTCCCAAGACGGACGCAGCCTATCCGGCCCGATGGAAGCTCCAGATCCCCGCGGCAGGCATCGGCGCGGTGATCACCCCAAAGCTCGCGGACCAGGAAAACACGAGTGCGTTGATTCCGAACCTTTACTACTGGGAAGGGTCGGTTCGGATAGAGTCCGCGAAGGGGAAACGCCTCGGGCAGGGGTACGTCGAGCTTACGGGATACGGCGACGACAGCAGGCCGCCGATCTGA